A stretch of Terriglobales bacterium DNA encodes these proteins:
- a CDS encoding SMR family transporter, protein MPWFYLMFAISLDVIGTVFLKLSHGLERLVPTVLMFLFYAASMVPLSLACKSLPISLVYAMWSALGTVLVFLIGMIWFREPASLMKIGSLVLIVVGLIALNLSTVRAQ, encoded by the coding sequence ATGCCGTGGTTTTATCTGATGTTCGCCATTTCACTGGACGTGATCGGTACGGTGTTCCTCAAGCTCTCGCACGGGCTCGAGCGCCTGGTGCCGACGGTTCTGATGTTCCTGTTTTATGCGGCCAGCATGGTGCCGCTCTCGCTGGCGTGCAAGTCGCTGCCCATCAGCCTGGTCTATGCCATGTGGTCGGCGCTGGGGACGGTGCTGGTCTTCCTGATCGGAATGATATGGTTCCGCGAACCGGCCAGCCTCATGAAGATCGGCTCGCTCGTGCTGATTGTGGTGGGCCTGATCGCGCTCAACCTGAGCACCGTGCGCGCTCAGTAA
- a CDS encoding tryptophan 2,3-dioxygenase family protein — protein sequence MTDMTKPDVTKPILPGTAASDYERYLRTDELLALQKTVEQLAHPDELTFQVVHQASELLLKGAAFEVGRARDLLHAGDALNAARLLRRANQMLDFPIGLLHVLETITPYDYHIIRAGLGHGSGLDSPGFSALLHIGPRLGDVFFEQLHAAGLSVHDLYRRHAEFFALHDVAERMLDFDERMQLFRYHHLKLAQRIIGGGVIGTMGTPVEVLRQRQEHVFYKPLWDVRNEITAKMNAQMQKETTGHG from the coding sequence ATGACGGACATGACCAAGCCGGACGTGACCAAGCCGATTCTGCCGGGAACGGCTGCCTCCGATTACGAGCGCTATCTGCGCACCGACGAACTGCTGGCGCTGCAGAAGACGGTGGAGCAGCTGGCGCATCCGGACGAGCTGACGTTTCAGGTGGTGCACCAGGCGTCGGAGCTGCTGCTGAAGGGAGCGGCATTCGAGGTCGGCCGCGCCCGCGACCTGCTGCACGCGGGCGACGCGCTGAACGCGGCGCGCCTGCTGCGGCGCGCCAACCAGATGCTGGACTTCCCGATCGGGCTCCTGCACGTGCTGGAGACAATTACCCCGTACGACTACCACATCATTCGCGCCGGCCTCGGGCACGGCAGCGGCCTCGATTCACCGGGCTTCTCTGCCCTGCTGCACATTGGACCGCGGCTGGGCGACGTCTTCTTCGAGCAGTTGCACGCCGCAGGACTGAGTGTGCACGACCTGTATCGGCGGCACGCCGAATTCTTCGCGCTGCACGACGTGGCCGAGCGCATGCTCGACTTCGACGAGCGCATGCAGCTGTTCCGGTATCACCACCTGAAGCTGGCGCAAAGGATCATTGGCGGCGGCGTGATTGGCACCATGGGAACGCCGGTGGAGGTGCTGCGCCAGCGGCAGGAACACGTCTTCTATAAGCCGCTATGGGACGTGCGCAATGAGATTACCGCGAAGATGAATGCCCAGATGCAGAAGGAAACGACTGGGCACGGGTAG
- a CDS encoding ABC transporter ATP-binding protein, with protein MAPPIIIAKDVVKTYRIGKVGVPALRGISLEVEAGHFVSIVGPSGSGKSTLFYVLGGLARADSGHVLVDGADFAAMGDAERTRLRRRKIGFVFQKFNLLPTLDAASNIRIARSISGTDDADEKHFDRIVDLLGIRARLNHRPSELSGGEQQRVALARALINKPAIVLADEPTGNLDSENSAAVLNMLRQSNQELGQTVLMITHNPEAARYGDVIIHMRDGHMVPPQDDPQWTEK; from the coding sequence ATGGCGCCGCCCATCATCATCGCCAAAGACGTGGTGAAGACGTACCGGATCGGCAAGGTCGGCGTGCCGGCGCTGCGCGGCATCTCGCTCGAGGTGGAAGCAGGACACTTTGTGAGCATCGTGGGGCCGAGTGGCTCGGGCAAGTCCACCCTTTTCTACGTCCTCGGCGGGCTGGCGCGGGCGGATTCCGGCCACGTGCTGGTGGATGGCGCCGACTTCGCCGCGATGGGCGATGCCGAGCGCACCCGGCTGCGACGGCGCAAGATCGGGTTCGTCTTCCAGAAGTTCAACCTGCTGCCCACGCTGGACGCGGCCAGCAACATCCGCATCGCGCGGAGCATCAGCGGAACCGATGACGCAGACGAGAAGCACTTCGACCGGATCGTGGACTTGCTGGGGATACGTGCACGGCTGAATCATCGTCCATCGGAGCTGAGCGGCGGTGAGCAGCAGCGGGTGGCGCTGGCGCGCGCGCTGATCAACAAGCCGGCGATCGTGCTGGCCGACGAGCCCACCGGCAACCTGGATTCGGAGAACTCGGCGGCGGTGCTGAACATGCTGCGGCAGTCGAACCAGGAGCTGGGGCAGACCGTACTGATGATCACCCACAATCCTGAGGCGGCGCGCTACGGCGACGTGATCATCCACATGCGCGACGGCCATATGGTCCCGCCCCAGGATGACCCGCAGTGGACCGAGAAATAG
- a CDS encoding response regulator: protein MRPKKTILCVDDNEQSLSIRKIMLETRGYRVVPCTSGREALEHFHRGGVDLVLSDVIMPDVDGRQLVEQIKQLSPSTPAILFSGKIAAFDSDMPGDVFLPKGMVAPSELLERIRLLLVRKRGPKKLVRPAVEALAVQPVRGVSVAAS, encoded by the coding sequence ATGCGACCCAAGAAGACGATTCTCTGCGTCGACGACAACGAACAGTCGCTCTCCATCCGAAAAATCATGCTCGAGACGCGCGGCTACCGCGTGGTGCCGTGCACCAGCGGCCGCGAAGCGCTGGAACACTTTCATCGCGGCGGCGTGGACCTGGTGCTGAGCGATGTGATCATGCCCGACGTGGACGGCCGCCAGCTGGTGGAACAGATCAAACAGCTCTCCCCCTCAACCCCCGCAATTCTCTTCTCCGGCAAGATTGCCGCTTTCGACAGCGATATGCCGGGCGACGTCTTCCTGCCCAAGGGCATGGTCGCTCCGTCTGAGCTGCTGGAGCGCATCCGGCTGCTGCTGGTCCGCAAACGCGGGCCCAAGAAGCTGGTGCGTCCGGCAGTGGAAGCGCTGGCGGTTCAGCCGGTGCGCGGCGTCTCGGTGGCCGCTTCCTGA
- a CDS encoding PhzF family phenazine biosynthesis protein → MAERKYPFVQLDVFTARKLEGNPLAVFTDGRGLSDREMQQLAREMNLAETTFVLPGDRGAEARQGVRVRIFTVQEELPFAGHPTLGTAWLLRQERGGTADQIDLRLNVGKVPVAFSRRDGRLFGEMRQRDAEFGRVHSREEVARAAGLELGDLDPDLPIQTVSTGLVFAIVPIRRRETLRNWKFSFAHAASYLERSDAKFFYFVTLDVSGFDGEAAKARVHARMIFYNGEDPATGSAAGCCAAWMVKHGVAAPDEPALIAQGLEIGRPGFLHVRASKSGDAVTNVRVGGNVVEILRGEVVL, encoded by the coding sequence ATGGCAGAGCGCAAGTATCCGTTCGTGCAGCTCGACGTTTTCACCGCGCGCAAGCTGGAGGGAAACCCGCTGGCGGTATTCACCGACGGGCGCGGGCTCTCCGACCGCGAGATGCAGCAGCTCGCGCGCGAGATGAACCTGGCCGAAACCACCTTTGTCCTGCCCGGCGATCGCGGGGCGGAGGCGCGCCAGGGCGTGCGCGTGCGCATCTTCACGGTGCAGGAAGAGCTGCCGTTCGCCGGGCATCCCACCCTGGGCACGGCGTGGCTGCTGCGGCAGGAGCGCGGCGGCACGGCAGACCAGATTGACCTGCGCCTGAACGTGGGCAAAGTGCCGGTCGCCTTCAGCCGGCGCGACGGCCGCCTGTTCGGCGAGATGCGCCAGCGCGATGCCGAGTTCGGCAGGGTGCACTCGCGCGAAGAAGTGGCGCGGGCTGCCGGGCTCGAACTCGGCGATCTCGATCCTGACTTGCCCATCCAGACGGTTTCCACCGGCCTGGTCTTTGCGATCGTCCCCATCCGCCGGCGCGAAACACTGCGCAACTGGAAGTTCAGCTTCGCCCACGCCGCGTCGTACCTGGAGCGCAGCGATGCCAAGTTCTTCTACTTCGTGACGCTCGACGTCAGCGGGTTCGACGGCGAAGCGGCGAAAGCCAGGGTCCATGCCCGGATGATCTTCTACAACGGCGAGGACCCGGCGACGGGCTCGGCGGCGGGATGCTGCGCCGCGTGGATGGTGAAGCACGGCGTCGCCGCGCCCGATGAACCGGCGCTCATCGCGCAGGGACTGGAGATCGGGCGGCCGGGCTTCCTCCACGTTCGTGCCAGCAAGTCGGGCGATGCGGTGACCAATGTGCGCGTGGGAGGAAACGTGGTGGAGATCCTGCGGGGCGAAGTGGTGCTCTAG
- a CDS encoding peroxiredoxin — protein sequence MALKINDTAPDFVAETTEGPIRFHDWIGNGWAVLFSHPKDFTPVCSTELGYMAKLKPEFDKRNVKILGLSVDPVDDHKRWADDIKAITGTAPNYPLIGDKDLKIAKAYEMLPAEAGDTCAGRTPADNATVRNVFVVGPDKKIKLILVYPMTTGRNFDEILRVIDAMQLTAKHQVATPVNWKPGDDVIIVPAVSDEDAKKKYPEGWKAARPYARFVKQPK from the coding sequence ATGGCATTGAAGATCAACGACACCGCACCAGACTTTGTGGCGGAAACCACTGAAGGTCCCATCCGCTTCCACGACTGGATCGGCAACGGCTGGGCCGTGCTGTTCTCGCATCCCAAGGACTTCACGCCCGTCTGCTCCACCGAACTGGGCTACATGGCCAAGCTGAAGCCGGAGTTCGACAAGCGCAACGTCAAGATCCTCGGCCTGTCCGTGGACCCGGTGGACGACCACAAGCGCTGGGCCGACGACATCAAGGCGATCACCGGCACCGCGCCCAACTATCCGCTGATCGGCGACAAAGACCTGAAGATCGCCAAGGCGTACGAGATGCTGCCCGCCGAAGCGGGCGACACGTGCGCCGGACGCACCCCGGCCGACAACGCCACCGTGCGCAACGTGTTCGTGGTGGGTCCGGACAAGAAGATCAAGCTGATCCTGGTCTACCCGATGACCACGGGGCGCAACTTCGACGAGATCCTGCGCGTCATCGACGCCATGCAGCTCACCGCCAAGCACCAGGTTGCCACGCCGGTGAACTGGAAGCCGGGCGATGACGTGATCATTGTTCCCGCCGTCTCCGACGAAGACGCGAAGAAGAAGTATCCCGAAGGGTGGAAGGCCGCGCGGCCCTACGCGCGCTTCGTGAAGCAGCCGAAGTAA
- a CDS encoding Ivy family c-type lysozyme inhibitor yields MRRWAAAAACLLMGALAAGAQERLDRETMRLFGGTYLSDCRNNSSPRITVFDSALVFIAGNNRVASNNVQASYSYFGNSAPENYKVAFQGDMPDNAQMIAIVYVDRAGDYIKLDGDRPVQAAVGRANLALKYRRCRASATALGGATKDANSASTPGASGAAPSRGPAPRYALDQLTAPGLLQDRKAKAAYYRALGPLTRVPWLAQLDGPSPQNRKVVVAGKEYILAGACKNHDCADNNVLILYHEPLGVVYGKVFSGRRDMLIGRPPMLLAIEIEKLWRQQWRQGQ; encoded by the coding sequence ATGAGGCGATGGGCCGCCGCGGCGGCGTGCCTGCTGATGGGCGCGCTCGCGGCCGGCGCGCAGGAGCGCCTGGACCGCGAGACCATGCGGCTGTTCGGTGGAACGTATCTCTCCGACTGCCGCAACAACAGCTCGCCGCGCATCACCGTGTTCGACAGCGCGCTGGTGTTCATCGCCGGCAACAACCGCGTGGCGTCGAACAACGTGCAGGCGTCGTACTCGTACTTCGGCAACAGCGCGCCGGAGAACTACAAAGTCGCGTTTCAGGGCGACATGCCGGACAACGCGCAGATGATCGCCATCGTTTATGTTGACCGGGCCGGCGATTACATCAAGCTCGACGGCGACCGCCCCGTGCAGGCGGCAGTCGGACGCGCCAACCTGGCGCTGAAGTATCGGCGATGCCGAGCATCGGCGACTGCGTTGGGCGGCGCAACGAAGGACGCAAACTCTGCGAGCACGCCTGGCGCTTCCGGCGCGGCGCCATCGCGCGGTCCGGCGCCCAGGTACGCCCTCGACCAGCTCACCGCGCCCGGTCTGCTCCAGGATCGCAAAGCGAAGGCGGCCTACTACCGCGCGCTCGGCCCGCTGACCCGCGTGCCGTGGCTGGCCCAGCTCGATGGGCCCAGTCCGCAGAACCGCAAGGTGGTGGTCGCGGGCAAGGAGTACATCCTCGCCGGCGCCTGCAAGAACCACGACTGCGCCGACAACAACGTGCTCATCCTCTACCACGAGCCGCTCGGCGTGGTGTACGGCAAGGTTTTTTCCGGGCGGCGCGACATGCTGATCGGGCGTCCGCCGATGCTGCTGGCCATCGAGATCGAAAAATTGTGGCGGCAGCAGTGGCGGCAGGGACAGTGA
- a CDS encoding LysM peptidoglycan-binding domain-containing protein — protein sequence MQRSLTRALCAGTVVLLFGCALAAGQSESLGDVARRERERRARAASHPRVLTNEDLQREKILDDDARATLANDSSAAAQKMPSPAGSASAPAVVIAPAMPQPAQAAASEAQAPWSFSLGEYARRLREEKARAREAHALAERSTGPGAATPASRVMIAPRTAPRSLAAISAGPRSARRRTERSPRRVGGAGDEDRVLRAMGTNYTLRRGDSLWKVARLLFRDARLWKEIWRANPQITNPNRVRAGRTVRLPGEQTLARARARLAAPRVARVSGPRNHPAAAASAWGASLKSRRGATPLAAHAAAVAGLPDAAVAAVCDGPASACSAQPPSRK from the coding sequence ATGCAACGTTCACTTACGCGAGCGCTGTGCGCCGGAACGGTTGTGCTGCTGTTCGGCTGCGCCCTGGCGGCAGGACAGAGCGAGAGCCTGGGTGACGTGGCGCGCCGTGAACGTGAGCGCCGGGCGCGCGCGGCGTCGCACCCGCGGGTGCTGACCAACGAAGACCTGCAACGGGAAAAAATTCTCGACGACGACGCGCGCGCGACGTTGGCGAATGATTCCAGCGCCGCGGCGCAGAAAATGCCCTCCCCGGCCGGAAGCGCGAGTGCACCCGCGGTCGTCATCGCGCCGGCCATGCCACAACCGGCGCAGGCGGCAGCGAGCGAAGCCCAGGCGCCGTGGAGCTTCTCGCTCGGTGAGTACGCTCGCCGTCTGCGCGAAGAGAAGGCGCGCGCACGTGAAGCGCACGCGCTCGCCGAGCGCAGCACCGGCCCGGGCGCGGCAACGCCCGCTTCGCGGGTGATGATCGCGCCGCGCACCGCGCCGCGTTCGCTGGCGGCAATCAGCGCCGGGCCGCGGAGCGCGCGGCGAAGAACGGAGCGATCGCCCCGGCGCGTTGGCGGCGCCGGCGACGAAGATCGAGTGCTGCGCGCGATGGGCACGAACTACACGCTGCGGCGCGGCGACTCGCTCTGGAAAGTTGCGCGCCTGCTTTTTCGCGACGCGCGATTGTGGAAGGAAATCTGGCGCGCCAACCCGCAGATCACGAATCCCAATCGCGTGCGCGCGGGAAGAACCGTTCGCCTGCCCGGCGAGCAAACTCTGGCGCGGGCCCGCGCCCGGCTCGCCGCGCCTCGCGTGGCACGCGTTTCCGGCCCGCGCAACCATCCTGCAGCCGCGGCCAGCGCATGGGGAGCGTCGCTGAAGTCCCGCCGCGGCGCAACGCCGCTTGCGGCACACGCCGCGGCCGTGGCCGGCCTGCCGGATGCCGCAGTTGCCGCGGTTTGCGACGGGCCGGCGTCCGCGTGCTCGGCGCAGCCGCCGTCGCGCAAGTAA
- a CDS encoding alpha/beta family hydrolase, with product MAVSTTSAFSDDGRSPAVRGVLHAPASANGAAIALTHGAGGNMNAPVLVAMADALAAAGFTALRYQLPYRQARPTGPPRVGDAERDRDGIGNALASLRAAGAERIFAGGHSYGGRQTTMLAADEPALAGGLLLFTYPLHPPGRAAQLRTAHFPQLRTPAMFVHGERDNFATTAELEAAIKLIAARTAMVEVAGAGHDLRPPKRAESLEGLAARVAREFASFVGA from the coding sequence GTGGCGGTCTCCACCACTTCCGCTTTTTCCGATGACGGGCGCTCGCCTGCGGTGCGCGGCGTGCTGCACGCGCCGGCATCGGCGAATGGCGCGGCGATCGCGCTCACGCACGGCGCCGGCGGCAATATGAACGCGCCGGTGCTGGTGGCGATGGCCGATGCGCTGGCCGCCGCCGGCTTCACGGCGCTGCGCTACCAGCTGCCGTATCGCCAGGCGCGGCCCACGGGACCGCCGCGTGTGGGAGACGCGGAGCGCGATCGCGACGGCATCGGCAACGCGCTCGCGTCGCTGCGCGCAGCCGGCGCGGAGCGCATCTTCGCCGGCGGGCACTCCTACGGCGGGCGCCAGACGACGATGCTGGCCGCCGACGAACCCGCACTTGCCGGAGGGCTGCTGTTGTTTACGTACCCGCTGCATCCGCCGGGACGCGCGGCGCAGTTGCGCACCGCGCACTTCCCGCAACTACGAACGCCCGCCATGTTCGTGCACGGCGAGCGCGACAACTTCGCCACCACGGCGGAGCTGGAGGCGGCGATCAAACTCATTGCGGCGCGCACAGCGATGGTTGAAGTCGCCGGCGCAGGGCACGATCTGCGTCCGCCAAAGCGCGCGGAGTCTCTCGAGGGCCTCGCCGCGCGCGTGGCGCGCGAGTTTGCCTCTTTTGTGGGCGCCTGA
- a CDS encoding OB-fold nucleic acid binding domain-containing protein codes for MKNTALARKTTALALVVAATLVLAACPPSVRIGDLAADPGRYYNKEVSVSGTVTQSYGALGTGAYELEDGSGKIWVISENYGTPSRGARVGVTGSVIQGASFGGRTFGLALRETRRRH; via the coding sequence ATGAAGAACACCGCTCTTGCGCGCAAGACGACAGCCCTGGCGCTGGTGGTGGCCGCCACGCTCGTGCTCGCCGCGTGTCCGCCGAGCGTGCGTATCGGCGACCTGGCGGCCGATCCGGGCCGCTACTACAACAAGGAAGTGTCGGTCTCCGGCACGGTGACGCAGTCGTACGGCGCGCTCGGCACCGGGGCCTACGAACTGGAGGACGGCAGCGGCAAGATCTGGGTCATCAGCGAGAACTACGGCACTCCGTCCAGGGGCGCGCGCGTGGGCGTGACCGGCAGCGTGATCCAGGGCGCGAGCTTTGGCGGACGCACGTTCGGCCTCGCGCTGCGCGAGACGCGGCGCCGCCACTGA
- a CDS encoding alpha/beta hydrolase domain-containing protein has product MNQRLAAAAWHSAALLAIVCLFAGEGLARVQRVEITRREDVLGGKPWGNAGAYEKLVGRVYFSVKPENAHNRQIIDLPRADRNAAGEVEFSSDVYILRPKESSRGNGALLLEISNRGGKGILAIMNGGRPGPDPTTEEQFGDGFLLRNGYTVAWLGWQWDVRDDPSLVRLYAPVARGPMGAHLRGPVRTDFTLNEARDEAPLAHLVRNIVGGQGYAAADADSPYDVLTVRDAPLAARQPIERSRWKFARMAEGKLTPDRRSIHLDGGFQPGKIYELVYYAEDPVVAGLGLAAVRDFASYVKNDKQAVAPVARAYTVGISQSGRFLRQFLFDDFNADEDGRQVFDGMISHVAGAGRGSFNHRFAQPSRDGQPMSAFFFPVDIPPFATTGPCKGCTGLLDRAAGSNTAPKIFLSNTSYEYWSRAASLIHTSYDAKGDLAPDPRVRIYMFAGLQHASDPFPPQRTEGQQRNNANPVRFFWRAMLTNLDAWVARGVEPPPTTVPRVADGTLVTLDKLKFPKIPGINVPRSTNLGFQLDFGPHFTEGIITQEPPKVLATFGTLVPQTNADGNDLGGVTPPELAVPLATYTGWNLRSPQISAPEQRTSFLGSYIPFARTAAERAANHDPRLSLAERYPSYDDYQRKYRAAIEKLIQQRFLLREDLPALMERGQAEWQEAMK; this is encoded by the coding sequence ATGAACCAGCGCTTGGCAGCGGCTGCGTGGCACTCCGCCGCGCTGCTCGCGATCGTGTGCCTGTTCGCCGGCGAGGGGCTGGCGCGCGTGCAGCGCGTCGAGATTACCCGCCGCGAAGATGTGCTCGGCGGCAAGCCGTGGGGCAACGCCGGCGCTTACGAAAAACTCGTCGGCCGCGTCTACTTCAGCGTGAAGCCGGAGAACGCGCACAACCGGCAGATCATCGACCTGCCGCGCGCCGACCGCAACGCCGCCGGCGAAGTGGAGTTCTCCTCCGACGTTTACATCCTGCGTCCGAAAGAATCGTCACGCGGCAACGGCGCGCTGCTGCTGGAGATTTCCAATCGCGGCGGCAAGGGGATTCTCGCCATCATGAACGGCGGACGCCCCGGGCCTGACCCGACCACCGAAGAGCAGTTCGGCGACGGGTTTCTCCTGCGCAACGGTTACACGGTCGCGTGGCTCGGCTGGCAGTGGGACGTTCGTGACGATCCCAGCCTGGTGCGTTTGTATGCGCCGGTGGCGCGCGGGCCGATGGGAGCGCATTTGCGCGGGCCGGTGCGCACCGACTTCACGCTGAACGAGGCGCGCGACGAGGCGCCGCTCGCGCACCTGGTGCGCAACATTGTCGGCGGCCAGGGATATGCGGCCGCCGATGCGGACAGTCCCTACGACGTGCTCACCGTGCGCGACGCGCCACTCGCCGCGCGCCAGCCGATCGAGCGCTCACGCTGGAAGTTCGCGCGCATGGCTGAAGGCAAGCTCACGCCCGATCGCCGCTCGATCCACCTCGACGGCGGCTTCCAGCCGGGAAAGATTTACGAACTCGTTTATTACGCCGAGGACCCGGTGGTCGCCGGACTGGGCCTGGCCGCGGTGCGCGACTTCGCCAGCTATGTGAAGAACGACAAGCAGGCGGTCGCGCCCGTCGCGCGCGCCTACACGGTTGGGATTTCGCAGAGTGGCCGCTTCCTGCGGCAATTTCTCTTCGACGATTTCAACGCCGACGAAGACGGCCGCCAGGTGTTCGACGGCATGATCTCGCACGTGGCCGGCGCGGGACGCGGCAGCTTCAACCACCGCTTCGCGCAACCTTCCCGCGACGGCCAGCCGATGAGCGCATTTTTCTTTCCCGTGGACATCCCGCCGTTCGCCACCACGGGGCCGTGCAAGGGTTGTACCGGACTGCTGGACCGCGCCGCTGGGTCGAACACGGCGCCGAAGATTTTTCTCAGCAACACGTCGTATGAGTACTGGAGCCGGGCAGCGTCGCTCATCCACACCAGCTACGACGCCAAGGGCGATCTCGCGCCCGACCCGCGGGTGCGCATCTACATGTTCGCCGGGCTGCAGCACGCCAGCGATCCGTTTCCGCCGCAGCGCACCGAAGGCCAGCAGCGCAACAACGCCAACCCGGTGCGCTTCTTCTGGCGCGCCATGCTCACGAACCTCGACGCGTGGGTCGCGCGCGGCGTGGAGCCGCCGCCGACCACGGTCCCGCGCGTCGCGGACGGTACGCTGGTCACGCTGGACAAGCTGAAGTTCCCGAAGATTCCCGGCATCAACGTTCCGCGCAGCACGAACCTCGGGTTCCAGCTCGATTTTGGCCCGCACTTCACCGAGGGAATCATCACGCAGGAGCCGCCGAAGGTCCTGGCGACGTTCGGCACGCTCGTGCCGCAGACCAACGCCGACGGCAACGACCTGGGCGGCGTCACACCACCGGAGCTGGCCGTCCCGTTGGCGACGTACACAGGCTGGAACCTCCGCTCGCCCCAGATCAGCGCGCCCGAGCAGCGCACCAGTTTTCTGGGATCGTATATTCCGTTCGCCAGGACTGCCGCCGAGCGCGCAGCCAACCACGATCCGCGCTTGTCGCTGGCGGAGCGCTATCCGAGTTATGACGATTACCAGCGGAAGTATCGGGCCGCGATCGAGAAGCTCATCCAGCAGCGCTTCCTGCTCAGAGAGGACTTGCCGGCGCTGATGGAGCGCGGCCAGGCCGAGTGGCAGGAAGCGATGAAGTAA
- a CDS encoding HAMP domain-containing sensor histidine kinase encodes MLVAVAASACALVGMVDYRLSRAAANEHTRQMLSLAAEGRRQLLFDRLTRERDQVRHTLESAESNCGASGALNTQCVRESLAEYVRNSDAICALLVTPGRLRIGAGGCARWLATLADSDAGLQFVPSASQHRVGYVLRTRDAEGRTRLLAGFYRADLQQIFSTYGLGRSGHVDFVSPTGQVFAPHSTRPNASCHVAPVSDGHLRTVLDLPEIGGCLIAEIEQAEALAGTAQLRRVSMGLAALWGLAALALAYVVAGLFSTPIAQLRRRALALQAGDFDSPVPRGGPMEIREFGQVFADMASSLKRSRAQLRDRERADASSKLAASLAHEINNPLAAVTYALALLARSPGLDPRSQTLLDVAREEAARMTRISRQLLGLYPTGALAQVDVSRLVAGALEEHGPAMRQAGLRVQRKLMPGCEIACFEQELHHALLNLLRNATGAARHGDCIWVHVYRSRDWRDPRRKGVRIVLRDTGPGIARDRLNRLLAPFSPLRTERGSGLGIWVVRAAVEKHGGRIRVRSATKGAHGGTCVSIFLPENPREQAVA; translated from the coding sequence GTGCTGGTCGCGGTGGCGGCATCCGCCTGCGCGCTGGTCGGCATGGTGGACTATCGGCTGTCGCGGGCCGCGGCCAACGAGCACACCCGGCAAATGTTGTCGCTTGCAGCAGAGGGCCGCAGGCAGTTGCTTTTCGATCGTCTCACGCGCGAGCGCGACCAGGTGCGTCACACGCTGGAAAGCGCCGAGAGCAACTGCGGCGCCAGCGGCGCGCTGAACACGCAATGCGTGCGCGAGTCCCTGGCCGAATACGTGCGCAACAGCGACGCAATTTGCGCGCTGCTGGTCACGCCGGGGCGGCTGCGCATCGGCGCGGGAGGCTGCGCCCGCTGGCTGGCCACGCTCGCCGATTCGGACGCCGGCCTGCAATTCGTGCCGAGCGCCAGCCAGCACCGCGTGGGCTATGTGCTGCGCACCCGCGACGCGGAGGGCCGGACCCGCCTGCTCGCGGGTTTTTACCGCGCCGACCTCCAGCAGATCTTTTCCACTTACGGGCTGGGCCGCAGCGGGCACGTGGACTTCGTGAGCCCCACCGGACAGGTGTTTGCTCCGCACAGCACCCGGCCGAACGCCTCGTGCCATGTCGCGCCGGTCAGCGACGGACATCTGCGCACCGTGCTCGACCTCCCCGAGATCGGCGGCTGCCTGATCGCCGAGATCGAGCAGGCGGAAGCGCTGGCCGGCACCGCGCAACTGCGCCGCGTCTCCATGGGCCTGGCGGCGCTGTGGGGTTTGGCGGCGCTGGCGCTGGCTTACGTGGTCGCCGGCCTGTTCTCCACGCCCATCGCGCAGCTTCGGCGGCGCGCTCTGGCTTTGCAGGCGGGCGATTTCGATTCGCCCGTGCCGCGCGGCGGCCCCATGGAGATCCGCGAGTTCGGCCAGGTGTTCGCCGACATGGCCAGTTCGCTGAAGCGATCGCGCGCGCAACTGCGCGATCGGGAGCGCGCCGACGCCAGCTCGAAACTGGCGGCGTCGCTGGCGCACGAGATCAACAATCCGCTCGCCGCCGTCACCTATGCCCTGGCGCTGCTGGCGCGCTCGCCCGGGCTCGACCCGCGCTCACAAACGCTGCTCGACGTGGCGCGCGAGGAAGCGGCCCGCATGACCCGCATATCGCGCCAGCTCCTCGGGCTGTATCCGACCGGCGCGCTCGCACAGGTCGACGTCTCTCGTCTCGTGGCCGGCGCCCTGGAGGAGCACGGGCCCGCGATGCGCCAGGCCGGCCTGCGCGTGCAGCGCAAGCTCATGCCCGGCTGCGAGATCGCCTGCTTCGAGCAGGAGCTGCATCACGCGCTGCTCAACCTGCTGCGCAATGCCACCGGCGCCGCCCGGCACGGCGACTGCATCTGGGTGCACGTTTACCGGTCGCGCGACTGGCGCGATCCGCGGCGCAAGGGAGTGCGCATTGTTCTGCGCGACACCGGGCCGGGCATCGCGCGCGACCGCCTGAACCGCCTGCTCGCGCCGTTCTCGCCGCTGCGCACCGAGCGCGGCAGCGGACTGGGAATCTGGGTGGTGCGCGCCGCGGTGGAAAAACACGGCGGACGCATCCGCGTGCGCAGCGCGACAAAAGGCGCGCACGGCGGCACGTGCGTTTCCATTTTTCTGCCGGAAAATCCGCGGGAACAGGCGGTGGCGTAA